In one Lolium rigidum isolate FL_2022 chromosome 3, APGP_CSIRO_Lrig_0.1, whole genome shotgun sequence genomic region, the following are encoded:
- the LOC124698320 gene encoding uncharacterized protein LOC124698320 produces the protein MSNAFDHGHGGHGGGGRAEQGQQGADSTLLCYFHPRELLVGVCAHCLRERLLLLLASKQEGGGRARVPADGASYLSARPYSRAVRRVRTGSIVSVFAFGSSLIHRLDSSRHHTHDVLQGDGGGGGDKINPDADADADDAASVASLDDSFISIKFEDNGKATWMDTQNQKAPAGVEADAKSAEKALAASSATTAVVEHARRGGVGVTRWRKQVVGRLLQLTRWKRASTGGKQASSSAAAACYVADQQRSKGRGSRSWIRSLTRRRAAHGEKAWS, from the exons ATGAGTAACGCGTTCGACCATGGCCATGGTGGCCacggcggcggaggaagagcaGAGCAAGGCCAACAAGGCGCTGATAGCACGCTGCTGTGCTACTTCCATCCAAGGGAGCTCCTGGTGGGCGTGTGCGCCCACTGCCTCCGagagcgcctcctcctcctgctcgcctcCAAGCAGGAGGGTGGTGGCCGCGCGCGAGTGCCGGCCGACGGCGCGAGCTACCTGTCGGCACGTCCCTACTCCAGGGCGGTCCGCCGCGTGAGGACCGGCAGCATCGTCTCCGTCTTCGCGTTCGGCTCCTCCTTGATCCACCGTCTCGACTCCTCCCGCCACCACACCCACGATGTCTTacaaggcgacggcggcggcggcggcgacaagaTTAACccggacgccgacgccgacgctgaCGACGCCGCCTCCGTTGCGAGCCTCGACG ATTCTTTCATATCGATCAAGTTCGAGGACAACGGCAAGGCGACGTGGATGGACACCCAGAACCAGAAGGCTCCGGCTGGTGTTGAAGCCGACGCCAAGAGCGCGGAAAAGGCGCTGGCAGCGTCctcggcgacgacggcggtggtGGAGCACGCAAGGCGGGGCGGCGTGGGCGTGACAAGGTGGCGGAAGCAGGTGGTGGGGCGGTTGCTGCAGCTGACACGGTGGAAGAGAGCGTCGACAGGCGGAAAGCAGGCGTCGTCCTCGGCTGCGGCGGCGTGCTACGTGGCGGACCAGCAGCGGTCAAAAGGGCGGGGCAGCCGGAGCTGGATCCGGAGCCTCACGCGGCGGCGCGCCGCCCACGGCGAGAAGGCGTGGTCGTGA